Proteins found in one Siniperca chuatsi isolate FFG_IHB_CAS linkage group LG22, ASM2008510v1, whole genome shotgun sequence genomic segment:
- the LOC122869874 gene encoding complement C1q subcomponent subunit C-like translates to MSEQVFISTEQRNCYGRDYKKVIFSALAEHGGEYGPFNTDKTVVYNTVITNLGGAYNNTTGIFSAPVAGVYYFTFFYHAGGEHKSVLLLFKNCDLIAKTSDHKTSSDTADNGGNAVFVQLQKGDEVYVSLKKDSHVWADGRHTTFSGFLVTQL, encoded by the exons ATGTCTGAACAGGTGTTTATCAGCACTGAACAGCGTAACTGTTACGGGCGGGATT aCAAAAAGGTGATTTTCAGTGCACTGGCAGAGCATGGTGGGGAGTATGGACCCTtcaacacagacaaaactgtGGTTTACAACACAGTGATTACAAACCTTGGTGGTGCCTACAATAACACTACAG GTATCTTCAGTGCTCCTGTTGCaggtgtttattattttaccttCTTCTATCATGCTGGAGGAGAACATAAATCAGTGCTGTTGCTGTTCAAGAACTGCGACCTCATTGCCAAGACATCTGATCACAAAACAAGCTCTGACACAGCTGATAATGGAGGAAATGCAGTGTTCGTGCAGCTGCAGAAAGGGGACGAGGTGTATGTGTCCCTGAAAAAAGATTCTCATGTTTGGGCAGACGGACGCCATACCACCTTCAGTGGTTTTCTGGTCACTCAACTGTGA
- the LOC122869875 gene encoding complement C1q-like protein 2: MGEKTQVIFSALAEHGGAYGPFNTDKTVVYNRVITNLGCAYNNTTGIFSASVAGFYYFTFFYHAGGEHQSGLLLFKNGDLIVRTTDHKTSADTADNGGNAVFVQLQKGDEVYVSLKKDSHVWAAERHTTFSGFLVTQL; encoded by the exons ATGGGAG aGAAAACCCAGGTGATATTCAGTGCACTGGCAGAGCATGGTGGGGCCTATGGACCCTtcaacacagacaaaactgtGGTTTACAACAGAGTGATTACAAACCTTGGTTGTGCCTACAATAACACTACAG GTATCTTCAGTGCTTCTGTTGcaggtttttattattttaccttCTTCTATCATGCTGGAGGAGAACATCAATCAGGGCTGTTGCTGTTCAAGAACGGCGACCTCATTGTCAGGACAACTGATCACAAAACAAGCGCTGACACAGCTGATAATGGAGGAAATGCAGTATTCGTGCAGCTGCAGAAAGGGGACGAGGTGTATGTGTCCCTGAAAAAAGATTCTCATGTTTGGGCAGCCGAACGCCATACCACCTTCAGTGGTTTTCTGGTCACTCAACTGTGA